The Cystobacter fuscus DSM 2262 genome includes a region encoding these proteins:
- the pyk gene encoding pyruvate kinase — translation MRRAKIVCTLGPASQSQEMLEALIEAGMDVARLNFSHGSHEQHAENIAKLRAASLKCRKAVGILGDLQGPKIRTGRFITGSTELKQGGEFHITTDESVKGTDEIVSTTYAHLASDVNPGDRILLDDGLLELRVIETDKKQLIRTKVIHGGTLKNNKGINLPGVAVRADALTPKDREDLVFGIKEGVDFIALSFVRQPADIDMARAAMAQLGQSVPIIAKLEKPEAIARLDAILDKTDGVMVARGDLGVEIPPEEVPSVQKDIVRRCNSRGLPVIVATQMLNSMIDNPRPTRAEASDVANAVFDGADAVMLSGETASGKFPIESVQMMDRIVLAAESTIRAQDLLRAPTSPVGLPTHFPDVIAASACQAAKQAGASLIAAFTLSGVTARLLAHYRPPVPIVAFSPNQEVRRRLALLWGVVPRVLEPIQETEAMVRRVEEELVARGLARKGDRVVIVYGAPVGQPGKINSLRLHVIGS, via the coding sequence ATGCGACGCGCGAAGATTGTTTGTACCCTGGGCCCTGCGAGTCAGAGCCAGGAGATGCTCGAGGCCCTGATCGAAGCCGGAATGGATGTGGCCCGGCTCAACTTCTCTCACGGCAGCCACGAGCAGCACGCCGAGAACATCGCCAAGCTCCGGGCGGCCTCGCTCAAGTGCCGCAAGGCGGTGGGCATCCTGGGCGACCTCCAGGGCCCGAAGATCCGCACCGGCCGCTTCATCACCGGCAGCACCGAGCTGAAGCAGGGCGGCGAGTTCCACATCACCACGGACGAGAGCGTGAAGGGCACGGATGAGATCGTGTCCACCACCTACGCGCACCTGGCGTCGGACGTGAACCCGGGCGACCGCATCCTCCTGGATGACGGCCTCTTGGAGCTGCGCGTCATCGAGACGGACAAGAAGCAGCTCATCCGCACCAAGGTCATCCACGGCGGCACGCTCAAGAACAACAAGGGCATCAACCTGCCGGGCGTGGCGGTGCGCGCGGATGCGCTCACGCCCAAGGACCGCGAGGACCTGGTGTTCGGCATCAAGGAGGGCGTGGACTTCATCGCCCTGTCCTTCGTGCGCCAGCCGGCGGACATCGACATGGCGCGCGCGGCCATGGCGCAGCTCGGCCAGTCGGTGCCCATCATCGCCAAGCTGGAGAAGCCCGAGGCCATCGCCCGCCTGGACGCCATCCTGGACAAGACGGACGGGGTGATGGTGGCGCGTGGTGACCTCGGCGTGGAGATTCCGCCCGAGGAGGTGCCCTCGGTGCAGAAGGACATCGTGCGGCGCTGCAACTCGCGCGGCCTGCCGGTCATCGTGGCCACGCAGATGCTCAACTCGATGATCGACAACCCGCGGCCCACGCGCGCCGAGGCCAGCGACGTCGCCAACGCCGTCTTCGACGGGGCGGACGCGGTGATGCTCTCGGGCGAGACGGCCAGCGGCAAGTTCCCCATCGAGTCCGTGCAGATGATGGACCGCATCGTGCTCGCGGCCGAGTCCACCATCCGCGCGCAGGACCTGCTGCGCGCGCCCACGTCGCCCGTGGGTCTGCCCACGCACTTCCCGGACGTGATCGCCGCGAGCGCGTGCCAGGCGGCCAAGCAGGCCGGGGCCTCGCTCATCGCGGCCTTCACGCTGTCGGGTGTGACGGCGCGCCTGCTGGCGCACTACCGGCCCCCGGTGCCCATCGTGGCCTTCAGCCCCAACCAGGAAGTGCGCCGCCGGCTGGCGCTGCTCTGGGGCGTGGTGCCGCGCGTGCTCGAGCCCATCCAGGAGACGGAGGCGATGGTGCGCCGGGTGGAGGAGGAGCTCGTCGCCCGTGGCCTCGCGCGCAAGGGTGACCGCGTCGTCATCGTCTACGGCGCGCCCGTGGGCCAGCCCGGGAAGATCAACAGCCTGCGGCTGCACGTCATCGGGAGCTGA
- a CDS encoding hemerythrin domain-containing protein, translating into MMLTHCAMDAISLLKQDHATLRKLFKRYEALKHGGDVSKKQEISRRIILELSIHAAIEEQVFYPSVKAHDSRWIERIDEALEEHRVAKWELAAIERMSPEEPRFDARFTVLVQNVLHHIEEEENGLFARIHQTFTQGELDAMADALTFAKRAVPTHPHPMLPDEPPGNLVMPLVAVFDRGRDLVTELVERGLEWARQLGEVGRERAEEVGEKARKWTLEAPGRGLKVSSDVLEETRGMARDASRNARRMAEQAASDVTPRTGNGEPRRNGASAHRAKASHPPRQRGSVSRQASAPAGKTARKHTTSEKGNSAGKSAPRA; encoded by the coding sequence ATGATGCTTACCCATTGCGCCATGGACGCCATCTCTCTACTCAAACAGGACCACGCCACCCTCCGGAAGCTGTTCAAGCGCTACGAAGCGCTCAAACACGGAGGGGACGTCAGCAAGAAGCAGGAGATCTCCCGGCGCATCATCCTGGAGCTTTCCATCCACGCCGCCATCGAGGAGCAGGTCTTCTATCCCTCGGTGAAGGCTCACGATTCGAGGTGGATCGAGCGGATCGACGAGGCGCTCGAGGAGCACCGGGTCGCGAAGTGGGAGCTCGCCGCGATCGAGCGGATGAGCCCGGAGGAGCCGCGGTTCGACGCCCGGTTCACCGTGCTGGTGCAGAACGTGCTGCATCACATCGAGGAAGAGGAGAACGGGCTGTTCGCCCGCATCCACCAGACGTTCACCCAGGGGGAGCTCGACGCCATGGCGGACGCGCTCACCTTCGCGAAGCGCGCGGTGCCGACGCACCCACACCCGATGCTCCCGGATGAGCCGCCCGGCAACCTGGTGATGCCGCTGGTGGCGGTGTTCGACCGGGGCCGGGACCTGGTCACCGAGCTGGTGGAACGCGGCCTGGAGTGGGCACGGCAGCTCGGCGAGGTGGGACGCGAGCGCGCGGAGGAGGTGGGCGAGAAGGCACGCAAGTGGACGCTCGAGGCCCCGGGCCGGGGACTGAAGGTGTCCAGCGACGTGCTCGAGGAGACCCGGGGCATGGCGCGCGACGCGAGCCGGAATGCCCGGCGCATGGCGGAACAGGCGGCGAGTGATGTCACCCCCAGGACGGGAAACGGGGAGCCACGCCGCAATGGCGCGAGCGCCCACCGAGCGAAGGCGTCCCATCCGCCCAGGCAGCGGGGAAGCGTGAGCCGTCAAGCGAGCGCCCCCGCCGGGAAGACCGCGCGCAAACACACCACGAGCGAGAAGGGGAACTCCGCCGGGAAGTCCGCCCCGCGAGCGTAG
- a CDS encoding response regulator, whose protein sequence is MPSPVVLISDDEPLVVSALAREARRSGLTSVADTTSRHVMELARRHRPAVIILDIHQHEDGRDLLAQLKQDPQTRDCKVIILSGVEDQFTRHVCFELGADAYEVKPFDHTFMTRVARMAGLKSVSPGDLCSGA, encoded by the coding sequence ATGCCTTCTCCGGTTGTCCTCATTTCCGACGACGAGCCGCTCGTCGTGTCCGCGCTCGCCCGGGAGGCCCGTCGCTCTGGCCTCACGTCCGTGGCGGACACCACCTCCCGGCACGTGATGGAGCTGGCCCGGCGGCACCGCCCCGCGGTCATCATCCTGGACATCCACCAGCACGAGGATGGAAGGGACCTGCTCGCCCAGCTCAAGCAGGACCCCCAGACACGGGACTGCAAGGTCATCATCCTCAGTGGCGTGGAGGACCAGTTCACCCGCCATGTGTGCTTCGAGCTGGGCGCGGACGCCTACGAGGTGAAGCCCTTCGATCACACCTTCATGACCCGGGTGGCGAGGATGGCGGGCCTCAAGAGCGTCTCGCCCGGGGACCTGTGCTCAGGAGCGTAG
- the rpe gene encoding ribulose-phosphate 3-epimerase has translation MTRRVLVSPSLLSSDFGRLAEEVRAVEAAGADWIHVDVMDGRFVPNITLGPVIVQAIKKVATRPLDVHLMIVEPEKYVEAFAKAGADILTVHVEACTHLHRVLQQIRHAGARPAVVLNPATPLSAVEEVLGEVDMVLLMSVNPGFGGQGFIPHTVDKVRRLRAMLEARGLTTHIQVDGGINSETARLVVAAGADVLVAGSYVFGAKDYAAAIHSLRS, from the coding sequence ATGACCCGCCGTGTGCTCGTGTCGCCCTCGCTGCTGTCCTCGGATTTTGGCCGCCTGGCGGAGGAGGTCCGCGCGGTGGAAGCCGCGGGCGCGGACTGGATCCACGTGGACGTGATGGACGGGCGCTTCGTGCCCAACATCACCCTGGGGCCGGTCATCGTGCAGGCGATCAAGAAGGTGGCGACCCGGCCGCTCGACGTGCACCTGATGATCGTCGAGCCGGAGAAGTACGTCGAGGCGTTCGCCAAGGCGGGGGCGGACATCCTCACGGTGCACGTGGAGGCGTGCACGCACCTGCACCGGGTGTTGCAGCAGATCCGCCACGCGGGGGCCCGGCCGGCGGTGGTGCTCAACCCGGCCACGCCGCTGTCGGCGGTGGAGGAGGTGCTGGGCGAGGTGGACATGGTGCTGCTGATGAGCGTGAACCCGGGCTTCGGAGGCCAGGGCTTCATTCCCCATACGGTGGACAAGGTGCGCCGGTTGCGCGCGATGCTCGAGGCGCGCGGGCTGACCACGCACATCCAGGTGGATGGGGGCATCAACTCCGAGACGGCGCGCCTGGTGGTGGCGGCCGGGGCGGACGTGCTGGTGGCGGGCTCGTACGTGTTCGGCGCGAAGGACTACGCCGCCGCCATCCACTCCCTACGCTCCTGA
- a CDS encoding GAF and HD-GYP domain-containing protein yields the protein MLPQTQPSEPVDLNRRLKKLTSILDVTKAMSAERDLDLLLPLILYEASKVVEADRCSLFVLDRERNQLWSKVAQGSKSEIRLPMGSGIAGRVAETGEVINLPDAYADERFNRTFDSISGYRTQSVLCVPMRDANGEVTGVIQALNKLSGGAFDSEDEELLLALGAQAAGAIENALLHEEINSLFEGFVSASVVAIESRDPTTAGHSGRVANLTVSLARALEHVHTGPYAHTRFSATELQEVRYASLLHDFGKVGVREPVLVKAEKLYPHELEGLRSRFQLARKDLQLQSYRRRIAAVKLRGTPHLAEIEAEEEARLAQESKQLDEVLEFVLTCNRPSVLAQGNFERLHELKLLRFQDGFDQNQPLLLEREIQSLSILKGTLSEAERQEIESHVEHTYRFLSQIPWTRTLRRVPEIAYAHHEKLNGTGYPRAIPDAGIPVQSRMMAIADIYDALTASDRPYKKAVPHPLALDILQREVKSGQLDAELFRIFVEAEVPQRAQQPKPE from the coding sequence GTGCTTCCACAGACCCAGCCATCCGAGCCCGTCGATCTCAACCGGCGCCTCAAGAAGCTCACGTCCATCCTGGACGTCACCAAGGCGATGAGCGCCGAGAGGGATCTGGATCTGCTGCTGCCCCTCATCCTCTACGAGGCCAGCAAGGTGGTGGAGGCGGATCGCTGCTCGCTCTTCGTGCTGGACCGCGAGCGCAACCAGCTCTGGAGCAAGGTGGCCCAGGGCTCCAAGAGTGAAATCCGCCTCCCCATGGGCAGCGGCATCGCCGGGCGGGTGGCGGAGACGGGCGAGGTCATCAACCTGCCGGACGCCTACGCCGACGAGCGCTTCAACCGCACCTTCGACAGCATCAGCGGCTACCGCACCCAGAGCGTGCTGTGCGTGCCCATGCGCGACGCCAACGGCGAGGTCACCGGCGTCATCCAGGCCCTCAACAAGCTGAGCGGCGGCGCCTTCGACTCCGAGGACGAGGAGCTGCTGCTCGCGCTCGGCGCCCAGGCGGCCGGCGCCATCGAGAACGCCCTGCTCCACGAGGAGATCAACAGCCTCTTCGAGGGCTTCGTCTCCGCCTCCGTGGTGGCCATCGAGTCGAGGGATCCCACCACCGCGGGCCACTCGGGCCGCGTGGCCAACCTCACCGTCTCCCTGGCGCGCGCGCTCGAGCACGTGCACACCGGGCCCTACGCCCACACGCGCTTCAGCGCCACCGAGCTGCAGGAGGTGCGCTACGCCTCGCTCCTGCACGACTTCGGCAAGGTGGGTGTGCGCGAGCCGGTGCTCGTCAAGGCCGAGAAGCTCTACCCCCATGAGCTGGAGGGGCTGCGCTCCCGCTTCCAGCTCGCGCGCAAAGACTTGCAGCTGCAGAGCTACCGCCGGCGCATCGCCGCCGTGAAGCTGCGCGGCACCCCGCACCTGGCGGAGATCGAAGCCGAGGAGGAGGCGCGGCTCGCCCAGGAGTCCAAGCAGCTGGACGAGGTGCTCGAGTTCGTCCTCACCTGCAACCGGCCCAGCGTGCTCGCCCAGGGCAACTTCGAGCGGCTGCACGAGCTCAAGCTGCTGCGCTTCCAGGACGGGTTCGACCAGAATCAGCCCCTGCTGCTCGAGCGGGAGATCCAGTCACTCTCCATCCTCAAGGGCACGCTCTCCGAGGCGGAACGCCAGGAGATCGAGAGCCACGTGGAGCACACCTACCGCTTCCTGTCGCAGATTCCCTGGACGCGCACCCTGCGGCGCGTGCCGGAGATCGCCTACGCGCACCACGAGAAGCTCAATGGGACGGGCTACCCGCGCGCCATCCCCGACGCCGGCATCCCCGTGCAGTCGCGGATGATGGCCATCGCGGACATCTACGACGCGCTCACCGCGAGCGACCGTCCCTACAAGAAGGCCGTGCCGCACCCGCTCGCGCTCGACATCCTCCAGCGCGAGGTGAAGAGCGGACAGCTCGACGCCGAGCTGTTCCGCATCTTCGTCGAGGCCGAGGTGCCCCAGCGTGCCCAGCAGCCCAAGCCCGAGTAA
- a CDS encoding YkgJ family cysteine cluster protein: MTDSPPPMGPVCARCPRLLGSSCCEVKPGEQLATLTRSDVERIAAHTGLSPRRFVAEEYLTEEDAAGYEARRPLYRGYFRRGPVRLTLLVRAGACVFHERGQGCGLPPEVRPLACRLYPFERWPDGSWSVQMGRYGDLEQARAGGDACLAVEEAGDMEAVWAAFNTTPETVEALGARLAEESGRHGRG; the protein is encoded by the coding sequence ATGACGGACTCGCCTCCTCCCATGGGCCCGGTCTGCGCCCGCTGTCCGCGGCTGCTGGGCAGCTCCTGCTGCGAGGTGAAGCCGGGGGAGCAACTGGCCACCCTCACGCGCTCGGACGTGGAGCGCATCGCCGCGCACACGGGACTGTCCCCCCGGCGCTTCGTCGCCGAGGAGTACCTCACCGAGGAGGACGCGGCCGGCTACGAGGCGCGCCGTCCCCTCTACCGGGGCTACTTCCGTCGCGGGCCGGTGCGGCTGACGCTGCTCGTGCGCGCGGGGGCCTGTGTCTTCCACGAGCGGGGCCAGGGGTGTGGCCTGCCCCCCGAGGTGCGGCCCCTGGCGTGCCGGCTCTACCCCTTCGAGCGCTGGCCGGATGGGAGCTGGAGCGTGCAGATGGGGCGCTATGGGGACCTGGAGCAGGCCCGGGCGGGGGGGGACGCCTGCCTGGCCGTGGAAGAGGCGGGGGATATGGAGGCGGTGTGGGCGGCGTTCAACACCACGCCGGAGACGGTGGAGGCGTTGGGGGCCCGGCTCGCGGAGGAGAGCGGACGACACGGCCGGGGTTGA
- a CDS encoding glutathione S-transferase family protein, with protein MSDEIVFYHNPKSRAQMVHWMLEELGGVPYRTVLIDMEKKEHKTPEFLAINPMGKLPTLVHDGTVITETAAIITYLADTFPQAGLAPLPGDPRRGTYLRWLFFGAGCFEPALLDTMFKRPPVESKGALGYGSYEDTINALKKMLVPGPYILGEQFSAADVYVGASLSWGAKFGAPGLDEPIFKNYIERITSRLAYKITSGG; from the coding sequence ATGAGCGACGAGATCGTCTTCTACCACAACCCCAAGTCGCGAGCGCAGATGGTGCACTGGATGCTCGAGGAGCTCGGTGGTGTCCCCTACCGGACCGTGCTCATCGACATGGAGAAGAAGGAGCACAAGACGCCGGAGTTCCTCGCCATCAACCCGATGGGCAAGCTGCCGACGCTCGTGCACGACGGCACCGTCATCACCGAGACGGCCGCGATCATCACCTACCTCGCCGACACGTTCCCCCAGGCCGGGCTCGCCCCGCTGCCGGGAGACCCGCGCCGCGGCACCTATCTGCGCTGGCTCTTCTTCGGCGCGGGCTGTTTCGAGCCGGCGCTGCTCGACACCATGTTCAAGCGTCCGCCGGTCGAGAGCAAAGGTGCCCTGGGCTACGGCAGCTACGAGGACACGATCAACGCGCTCAAGAAGATGCTCGTCCCCGGCCCCTACATCCTCGGGGAGCAGTTCAGCGCGGCCGACGTCTACGTCGGGGCCTCGCTGAGCTGGGGCGCGAAGTTCGGCGCGCCCGGTCTGGACGAGCCCATCTTCAAGAATTACATCGAGCGCATCACCTCGCGCCTGGCCTACAAGATCACGTCGGGCGGCTAG
- a CDS encoding glutathione S-transferase family protein, which yields MARIRVSAFRWVPPFAQGVVREFRVRWALEEAGLAYEELLIGPEDQPTEAYRRLQPFGQVPAYEEDGLVLFESGAIVLHIAERSEALMPPEPHARARAKTWMFAALNTVEPAIQKLAEIDLFHPGEEWAKQHRPQAVEAVRQRLADLARWMEGRDYLEERFTAADLLMTTVLSILRHTQLVAEQPVLEAYHARCAARPAYRKAMADHLAPFARNAPPSV from the coding sequence ATGGCCCGCATCCGGGTGAGCGCGTTTCGTTGGGTACCGCCTTTCGCGCAGGGAGTGGTGCGCGAGTTTCGTGTGCGCTGGGCGCTCGAGGAGGCGGGCCTCGCCTATGAAGAGCTGTTGATCGGACCGGAGGATCAACCGACCGAGGCCTATCGTCGTCTTCAGCCTTTCGGGCAGGTGCCCGCCTACGAGGAGGACGGGCTGGTGCTGTTCGAGTCCGGAGCCATCGTGCTGCACATCGCCGAGCGGTCCGAGGCACTGATGCCCCCCGAGCCTCACGCCCGGGCGCGCGCGAAGACCTGGATGTTCGCGGCGCTGAACACGGTGGAACCGGCGATCCAGAAGCTCGCCGAGATTGATTTGTTTCACCCTGGCGAGGAGTGGGCGAAGCAGCACCGGCCCCAGGCGGTCGAGGCGGTGAGGCAGCGGCTGGCGGACCTGGCGCGCTGGATGGAGGGGCGCGACTACCTCGAGGAGCGCTTCACCGCGGCGGACCTGCTCATGACGACGGTGTTGAGCATCCTGCGTCACACGCAACTGGTCGCGGAGCAACCGGTGCTCGAGGCCTACCACGCACGGTGCGCGGCACGGCCCGCGTACCGGAAGGCGATGGCCGACCACCTGGCACCCTTCGCCAGGAACGCACCACCAAGCGTCTAG